A window of the Sporosarcina sp. FSL K6-2383 genome harbors these coding sequences:
- a CDS encoding general stress protein gives MDDKKYVGTFHSIDTVLYKIIEMKAQGIDESNMYAVTIEEDNISMLRGRSDIELLGTADDDWLNRFTLFLKGEESVLDAFSSMGFSEQQSRHYYDEVKNGGVALFIENGVSKSHLSEQKSDNPRSVVEEMDSSTDRSISRGALEGQDENQQIVNNDPTVPRLNTRNL, from the coding sequence ATGGATGACAAAAAATACGTAGGAACATTTCATTCGATTGATACTGTTTTATACAAAATAATAGAAATGAAAGCACAGGGCATTGATGAAAGTAATATGTACGCTGTTACAATCGAGGAAGATAATATTTCAATGCTCCGGGGGCGATCAGACATCGAGCTTCTTGGTACGGCTGATGATGATTGGTTAAATCGCTTTACACTTTTTTTGAAAGGTGAAGAATCTGTTTTAGATGCTTTTTCAAGTATGGGATTTTCTGAACAACAATCAAGACATTATTATGATGAGGTGAAGAACGGGGGAGTTGCCCTATTCATTGAAAATGGAGTGTCGAAAAGTCATTTGTCGGAACAGAAATCAGATAACCCTCGTTCTGTTGTAGAAGAAATGGATAGCAGTACAGATCGTAGCATAAGCAGGGGAGCCTTGGAGGGGCAAGATGAAAACCAACAAATAGTCAATAATGACCCCACAGTTCCACGCCTCAACACAAGAAACCTATAG
- a CDS encoding ABC transporter permease: MRRIVSTRLMRWRKEWKGLVCWLLLPIVLTVLMMKSIGIWQEEMTVPIGLVVEEQSELVEQLVADIASADLLYIHYLEKDVALHKLEQHELDSVFVIREGYADNILAGRRNQLIEAYSSNRSYAYQAVVETIASFAQQDASRSKAAFVIKQLFKDAQMEDEWSYIEIIDSSRKRQHNETLLQSSFTYFDKDSEVVEQSLLIVPVWGVWALFAMITVFFLFDWVLKENRLSMRSRWQFTSISFGQYAQGTFLLYTLLLFLVDLLAAIIFSSLFDEKISVQAVIALVTFRLTINLLAFLLASVSKQAFMYYVSGVAIALLLTVVGGAIIPLEGLTRKWSWLEALSPVHALLDGMIPVVWLTVLIVLFILWLWKGGKSYA; this comes from the coding sequence ATGAGAAGGATTGTATCTACCCGGCTGATGCGTTGGCGCAAGGAATGGAAAGGCTTGGTGTGCTGGTTACTGCTACCAATTGTGTTGACGGTATTGATGATGAAAAGTATTGGGATATGGCAAGAGGAGATGACAGTTCCGATTGGACTTGTCGTAGAAGAGCAATCGGAACTAGTAGAGCAGCTAGTAGCTGATATTGCGAGCGCTGATCTTCTGTATATTCACTATCTGGAGAAGGATGTTGCACTTCATAAGCTTGAGCAGCATGAGCTGGATAGTGTATTTGTGATACGCGAGGGGTATGCGGATAATATTCTTGCGGGGCGGCGCAATCAGCTGATTGAAGCCTATTCATCGAATCGTTCCTATGCTTATCAGGCTGTTGTTGAAACGATTGCGTCGTTTGCTCAGCAGGATGCGTCCCGTTCGAAAGCGGCATTTGTTATTAAGCAATTATTCAAAGATGCACAGATGGAAGATGAATGGAGCTACATAGAAATCATCGATAGCAGTCGGAAGCGACAACACAATGAGACATTACTCCAGTCGAGTTTTACTTATTTTGATAAAGATAGTGAAGTGGTCGAACAATCACTGCTAATTGTACCTGTATGGGGTGTTTGGGCGCTATTTGCAATGATTACGGTGTTTTTCCTGTTTGATTGGGTATTGAAGGAAAATCGACTATCGATGCGCTCGCGTTGGCAATTTACATCGATATCATTTGGACAATATGCACAGGGAACATTTTTGCTGTATACACTGCTCCTATTTCTTGTAGATCTACTAGCTGCAATTATTTTCTCGAGTTTATTCGATGAAAAAATCTCTGTTCAAGCTGTCATAGCACTTGTCACTTTTCGACTAACCATTAATCTGCTAGCATTTTTACTAGCTAGTGTGTCCAAGCAAGCATTCATGTATTATGTGAGTGGTGTAGCGATTGCACTACTGCTTACAGTAGTTGGCGGAGCGATTATACCACTTGAGGGTCTGACGCGGAAGTGGTCGTGGCTAGAAGCACTCAGCCCGGTTCACGCCTTACTGGATGGGATGATTCCAGTTGTTTGGCTCACGGTATTAATCGTCTTATTCATCCTATGGCTGTGGAAAGGGGGAAAATCGTATGCTTGA
- a CDS encoding YdcF family protein, giving the protein MKISRRVILIACFLVVAAGIFCWSRTGKWIESGLEPKADGTNDYAIVLGAKVKQDSLSLSLRYRLDAALAYANEYSHVTLILSGGQGSDEPMSEAEAMRRFLTDNGIEDSRLILEDASTSTYENLLFSKKLLPSDVDSITIVSSDFHLARAQKIAESIDLKSDVVAAKTPKVVEAKSNFRERIALVKTFVVGR; this is encoded by the coding sequence ATGAAAATATCGAGAAGAGTCATTTTGATAGCGTGTTTTCTAGTCGTTGCTGCCGGTATTTTCTGTTGGTCGCGAACAGGGAAATGGATAGAGTCGGGCCTAGAGCCGAAGGCAGATGGCACGAATGATTATGCGATTGTGTTGGGGGCCAAGGTGAAACAAGATAGTCTATCGTTATCATTGCGCTATCGCTTAGATGCTGCACTAGCCTATGCCAATGAATATTCTCATGTGACATTGATTTTATCGGGTGGGCAAGGCTCCGATGAACCGATGAGTGAAGCGGAAGCAATGAGGCGGTTCTTAACAGATAATGGTATTGAAGACAGTCGGCTAATACTAGAAGATGCGTCGACCTCGACATATGAAAATCTGCTTTTTTCGAAGAAACTGCTGCCATCCGATGTCGATTCCATTACGATTGTTTCAAGTGATTTTCACTTAGCGAGAGCGCAAAAGATTGCGGAGAGTATAGATTTAAAGTCTGATGTAGTAGCGGCTAAAACACCGAAAGTGGTAGAGGCGAAGTCGAATTTTCGAGAGCGTATTGCGTTGGTGAAGACGTTTGTTGTAGGGAGGTAA
- a CDS encoding ABC transporter permease, protein MLSIRRLLFFMQQYTKQLRKKWATLLLLFLFPILLIGLLLGLVAGLLVPDEHSPIRVALVDEDGTKESRLFASLLEGTAADGAYIQIIALSKEQAQQLITQNEISTYFSFPEGFTADLYEGESVTIPIVGNPFRPTDSYLVKELVESMTRYIGAAQANILTIYDYAKKIDMSKEQRQELMLQQFIDFTLYTLGKDKLLDKEILENVATSSSVHYYVLAGWFMSLSIWALAFYMILGKEQHPAMQIRLTLAGVKLWQRIFARVIVALAGSVVYATLLFVAISQFVDYDLYLIDYVRFALFAVLYALLLLIGIALLDIWVSSQKVALLLQGLWTFIMIFTSGAVIPTLYFPLVVQGVLPYFFSYDSMNWMIDIVLEGRNYADFTSLVLVATAGLLGVWLSTIGKERWDR, encoded by the coding sequence ATGCTTTCTATTAGAAGATTATTATTTTTTATGCAGCAATATACGAAACAATTGAGGAAGAAGTGGGCAACCCTTCTTCTTCTTTTTCTATTTCCTATTCTTTTGATAGGTTTGTTATTAGGACTCGTTGCTGGTTTGTTAGTGCCAGATGAACATTCTCCTATTCGGGTTGCTTTAGTGGATGAGGACGGCACAAAGGAGTCACGGTTATTTGCTAGCTTATTGGAAGGTACAGCAGCGGACGGGGCCTATATTCAAATCATTGCATTATCGAAGGAGCAAGCGCAGCAATTGATAACGCAAAATGAAATCAGCACGTATTTTTCATTCCCAGAAGGGTTTACAGCGGATTTGTATGAGGGAGAATCTGTGACGATTCCGATTGTCGGAAATCCTTTCAGACCTACGGATAGCTATTTGGTTAAAGAGTTAGTCGAAAGTATGACGCGCTATATTGGTGCGGCACAGGCTAATATATTGACGATTTATGACTATGCTAAAAAAATAGATATGTCAAAAGAACAACGACAAGAATTGATGTTGCAGCAATTTATAGATTTTACCTTGTATACACTTGGTAAGGATAAGTTACTGGACAAGGAAATACTTGAAAATGTAGCGACGTCTTCTTCGGTGCATTATTACGTATTGGCAGGCTGGTTTATGAGTTTGTCGATTTGGGCACTTGCTTTTTATATGATTTTAGGAAAAGAGCAACATCCGGCGATGCAAATACGTCTGACATTAGCAGGAGTGAAACTGTGGCAACGTATTTTTGCACGCGTGATTGTGGCATTGGCTGGCAGTGTGGTCTATGCAACACTATTATTCGTCGCTATTAGCCAGTTTGTGGACTATGATTTGTACCTCATCGATTATGTAAGGTTTGCGTTGTTTGCAGTTTTGTATGCCTTATTGTTGCTCATAGGGATTGCGTTGCTGGATATCTGGGTTTCATCACAGAAAGTGGCTTTACTTTTACAGGGATTGTGGACTTTTATCATGATTTTTACAAGTGGTGCAGTGATACCGACCTTATACTTTCCACTCGTTGTGCAAGGTGTTTTGCCATATTTCTTTTCCTACGACAGCATGAATTGGATGATTGATATTGTGTTAGAGGGACGCAATTATGCGGATTTCACATCGTTAGTTCTTGTTGCGACTGCTGGACTACTCGGTGTATGGTTGTCAACGATCGGAAAAGAGAGGTGGGACCGATGA
- a CDS encoding ABC transporter ATP-binding protein: MLEVSGVQKKYKNKLVIDNLSFRMKPSEIIGLVGENGAGKSTLLQLLATVMQPTQGDIQLDGLSYRTDIKKIRQKIGYVPQDISIWDEFTVEENMLFFEKLSWKRRSKEQCRQLCLDMQLTHWKESVQSLSGGMKRKLNLAISLLHDPILLLLDEPTVGIDLKSKTEIGLYLHNLAKNEGKMIMYTSHDMDEITNVCDRVYAIGKDPFYTDLLQKKAVEVEVIT; the protein is encoded by the coding sequence ATGCTTGAAGTGTCTGGGGTGCAAAAAAAATATAAGAATAAGCTGGTCATTGACAATCTATCTTTCCGAATGAAACCAAGTGAAATTATCGGGCTCGTTGGGGAAAATGGTGCGGGTAAATCGACATTGTTGCAATTATTAGCAACGGTTATGCAACCGACGCAAGGAGATATTCAATTAGACGGTCTTTCTTATAGAACGGATATCAAGAAAATTCGTCAGAAAATCGGCTATGTACCCCAGGATATTTCGATTTGGGATGAATTCACGGTGGAGGAAAATATGCTGTTTTTTGAAAAACTATCGTGGAAAAGACGGTCAAAAGAACAATGTCGTCAGCTGTGCTTGGACATGCAATTGACACACTGGAAGGAAAGTGTCCAGTCTTTATCAGGAGGTATGAAAAGGAAATTGAATTTGGCGATTAGCCTGCTACATGATCCAATATTGCTGTTGTTGGATGAACCAACAGTTGGCATCGACTTGAAATCAAAAACAGAAATCGGATTATATTTACATAATCTAGCGAAAAATGAAGGAAAGATGATTATGTATACATCGCATGATATGGATGAAATTACGAACGTTTGCGATCGGGTGTATGCCATTGGCAAGGATCCGTTTTATACAGATTTATTACAGAAAAAAGCAGTGGAGGTCGAGGTGATTACATGA